AAGTCACGTGTATGATATGCAATGTATGCCAAGTGTGTATAATGTAACATACAATATATGGTAGATACAGACAGGCAATAACATCTTATAAACATCCTTTTTAACACAGGAGCATATGTGGTAATTACCAGTATTTATTACACAAGTGGTTTGACCTACTTTCATACTTGAATATATTCTATGTTGTACCAACATGTAATTTAAAATGGCTTGAAATTATTTATTACAGATGTGACACAGTACATCTACTAGTAATTGTGTGCTACAGTAAGGTTGCTTATCTTCGACCAAATTAATCCTCAACAGTTTATAGCCACATTGCATTGCTGGAAATAGAGAACGCAGCTGACCTCATCAACAATTGAACTATAAATTATGCTTGTTTGTCAGTGTGATTTATAAATACAGAATATCTATTAGACTCGGGAACTCATGGGTTGTGCTCCGAGTGATAAACTAaacattaatttattatttttcaTATTGTATAATAGTCCAAACAATGACAGATATTTAATTTTAATAGACAAAACAGAAATGGCTGTAACAGAACAATACACTCTACGGTAACTAAGCATCGCTCACCTCTTTATCCAGTAATCCATCAATTGCTGATGGTGTATGATACTTCAACTTCCAGAACATCTTCAAACACAAGACCTGTACATCAACAAGAAGTTACAACTGGCTCGCCAGCAAGGGATCCCACAGAAGCCATGATGTGCACTGATTAGAATACATGAATAGAACCGAAAACACAAGTTGTCATAGACCAGGTACTCAATTCTGACGTCTTTAAAAAGTCAGTACCGTATTAGTGACACGCATAAGTGCCGACaaacccaatgtatttcaaacaAAAGGCGACACACTACGAAACACCCCCTGTGTATTCGTACCTGTGGATTGATGACTAATCATTCAGTAAAATCGCGGTTTATTCTTGTCAGTGAATTTTTCTAGTCGTATAACAGTTAAGAATAGCGTCTTACATTGACATCTCTAGAGGCGACATACACTCGCATGCCTTTTTAGACTATCGCGTGAGCTTTTCCTGAAGTAGATGTACGAGAGTTTACGATATGTTAAACGGACCATTGTTGACTTTATATGACGCGCACCCCACCTCCGTTGATTTAGAATGGCTGAAACGAGAGAACGCAATCCTGGTATACCGTTGGATGTAGGATGGGTAGAAGCAAGTAGAGTGAATCTTCCCAGTGCTCAGAGGCGAGCAGCTACGCACAAAGCTAGACGATCAATTAAGAAAGAATGGCAAGCCGCGTGGTTGCTACGTGCTGTCTCATGCCTCGATCTTACCACCTTGGATGGAGATGACACTCCAGGAAATGTCGCTAGACTTTGTCACAAAGGAAGAAATCCCGTGCGGCAGGACTTAGCGAAGCAACTAGGCGTCGAGGACTTGAATATCACTGTGGGTGCTATATGTGTCTATCCAGAGCGTGTAGAAGATGCAGTTAAAACTCTTAAGGAGTTAGGGTGTACCAGTGTCTCGGTTGCATCTGTGGCAGCTGGATTTCCTGCTGGCCAGACACCACTGAAACAACGTGTAGAGGAAATCAAGACAGCTGTTGGATATGGTGCCACAGAAATTGATATTGTCATCAGCCGTGCTTACGTATTGACAGGAAACTGGGAGGCACTGTACGATGAGGTACGTCAGTTTAGGGAGGCATGTGGAAGTGCCCACCTCAAAACCATTTTGTCTACTGGTCACTTGGGAACACTTACTAATGTTCGTAAGGCTAGTCTAATTTGTATGATGGCTGGAGCAGATATCATCAAGACGTCAACTGGTAAAGAAGCCGTAAATGCCACTTTTGAAGTTGCCCTAGTCATGCTTCGAGCCATACGAGACTACTATCAACGCACTGGGTACAAGGTGGGGTTTAAACCAGCAGGAGGAATTAGGAGTGCTAAAGATGCTCTGTCATGGATAGCCCTGATGAAGGAAGAGTTAGGGGATGAGTGGACCAAACCAGATTTGTTCAGAATAGGAGCTAGTTCTCTACTAGTGGATATTGAGCGTCAGCTGTTTCACCATATCACTGGAAGGTATGCAGCAGGATACCAAATTCCTATGTCTTAAGAAGGACAGGAACTTTagttgtgtttgtatgtatactTCAGTATATACAattatttttcttttcttttagTGATCCTGATGAATCACATGATGTTGTACCAGTGATAACAAATTAAATATGAATTAATGAGTGTACTAATTAAATTCACTGTATCTACATCAACTGGTATACTGTATGACTTAACCTCACACATTATAAAACACTAGGCCAGActgtttttcttttgtgttcAGACCGCTGCTTTTCTTTAGTACGGAAACCCCAACATGAaagaaaagtggtctggccacacaacacCATTAGAAGTTCATTCCTTTTGTAAAGAAGTCACTTTCTTAATCAGGGTGATGTGGATgccaggttccactgtagcttgGCATAATTCATTGTAAATAAGTGTCTAAACAATATAGCTGTAAATACAAGACCTGGGAATAACCCCAAGCACGCATGAGTTGTTTCATTATTCAACTCGTGCACAGCATTTCATTGTATGCTAAAAATAATGTACAAGGTGTAATCATGTAATAACTCTAATCCTTAACTTTCTTTTTATGTTTCTTAACCTTTGAACCGTCTGTCATGACATCATGTAGTTTAGCTTTCTTGTCAACAGGGCCCTCAACTGAGTCCTTATGTttccttttctttttcttctcaACCACCACTGCTTCATCAGTCTCCATACTCTCAACTATGTGATCAATGTCAGCTTCAACTTTCTGGTCATCCTCTTTGCCTTTTGATTTTGACTTTTTCTTCTTGCGTGGAACTTCTACACCCTCCACAACTGTTTCTTCATTGTCTTCTTTAGCAGCTGTATCAACATCGCTATCCTTATGTTTGTGTTTCCTTTTCTTCCCCACGGTACCACCATCAGTAATGGAAGACACCCAATGGCTAATACTGTCCTCTATACCATTGTCTGTGACAGTGTTTTGTGTTGTTGTACCCTGTTCAGTTGTGTTCGGTACTTGCTCTGGATCTTCTAATGCTACAAATAGTACAGAATAATCTTATTACTACTTGCATATGAGAGCACAAAACCATATTACATTACCTAGTGATCTCTTCTTTTTactcttctttttctttttagTTTCACCTTCACCAGACATAGGCAGCTGACTGTCACTTAACAACTGGATATCTAAGTGATTATTAACTCCAAACTCTGGTTCACCATTTGTTACATCTGTGGTAGCACTCCTTt
The Dysidea avara chromosome 7, odDysAvar1.4, whole genome shotgun sequence genome window above contains:
- the LOC136262385 gene encoding deoxyribose-phosphate aldolase-like; this encodes MAETRERNPGIPLDVGWVEASRVNLPSAQRRAATHKARRSIKKEWQAAWLLRAVSCLDLTTLDGDDTPGNVARLCHKGRNPVRQDLAKQLGVEDLNITVGAICVYPERVEDAVKTLKELGCTSVSVASVAAGFPAGQTPLKQRVEEIKTAVGYGATEIDIVISRAYVLTGNWEALYDEVRQFREACGSAHLKTILSTGHLGTLTNVRKASLICMMAGADIIKTSTGKEAVNATFEVALVMLRAIRDYYQRTGYKVGFKPAGGIRSAKDALSWIALMKEELGDEWTKPDLFRIGASSLLVDIERQLFHHITGSDPDESHDVVPVITN